A single region of the Microlunatus panaciterrae genome encodes:
- a CDS encoding phytoene desaturase family protein yields the protein MPADHGDVIIIGGGHNGLVAASYLARAGRSVTVLEARDTLGGAVASAQVFDGVDARLSRFSYLVSVLPQSIIDDLGLDLELRSRPVASYTPVGEGGVLVEREEGAATRESFTAATGDDADYEAWRQLEQAIKEFAAVVAPTLTSPLPRASELRRRVDPQLWRSLVERPIGELLESTLTDDTLRGILLTDALIGIFTRAHDASLRQNRCFLYHVIGNGTGEWKVPVGGMGAVAAALHRAAVAAGTTLRTKAAVTALTPDPAGGGTVRIADGSELHARHVLVNCAPAVLARLLGSNDDEEPEGSQTKINIVVRRLPRFRSGIDPRIGFAGTLHLGQGYGRLEAAYAEAEAGQIPDPVPCEVYCHSLTDPSILSPELQRAGYHTLTLFGLHTPARLFRSDPDGAREEVRTKALGSLQQVLAEPLDDCLAVDAQGQPCVEVMTPLDIEAAVGMPGGHIFHGDLAWPWLADGAPADTPGKRWGVAIGHPGILLCGSGATRGGAVSGLGGHNAAMAVLDAD from the coding sequence ATGCCAGCTGATCATGGTGATGTGATCATCATCGGCGGCGGCCACAACGGGTTGGTCGCCGCCAGCTACCTGGCCCGGGCCGGTCGCTCGGTCACGGTGCTGGAGGCCCGCGACACCCTCGGCGGCGCTGTCGCCAGCGCCCAGGTGTTCGACGGCGTCGATGCCCGGCTGTCGCGGTTCTCCTACCTCGTCTCGGTTCTGCCGCAGTCGATCATCGACGACCTCGGCCTGGACCTCGAGCTGAGGTCGCGACCGGTCGCCTCCTACACGCCGGTCGGCGAGGGCGGCGTGCTGGTCGAACGCGAGGAGGGTGCAGCGACACGAGAGTCGTTCACAGCAGCCACGGGTGACGACGCCGACTACGAAGCCTGGCGTCAGCTCGAGCAGGCCATCAAAGAGTTCGCGGCCGTGGTGGCGCCGACCCTGACCTCGCCCCTCCCCCGCGCTTCCGAGCTGCGCCGACGCGTCGATCCGCAGCTGTGGCGCAGCCTGGTCGAGCGGCCGATCGGCGAGCTGCTGGAGTCGACGCTCACCGACGACACCCTCCGCGGGATCCTGCTGACAGATGCCCTGATCGGCATCTTCACCCGTGCCCACGACGCGTCCCTGCGACAGAACCGTTGCTTCCTCTATCACGTGATCGGCAACGGTACCGGTGAGTGGAAGGTGCCGGTGGGTGGCATGGGTGCGGTAGCCGCTGCGCTGCACCGAGCCGCCGTCGCAGCCGGTACGACCCTCCGTACCAAGGCAGCGGTGACCGCACTGACACCCGACCCGGCCGGCGGCGGCACCGTCCGGATCGCCGACGGTTCGGAGCTGCACGCGCGGCACGTTCTGGTCAACTGCGCCCCCGCGGTGCTGGCGCGACTGCTCGGCAGCAACGACGACGAGGAGCCGGAGGGAAGTCAGACCAAGATCAACATCGTGGTCCGAAGGCTGCCCCGGTTCCGTTCCGGCATCGACCCGCGGATCGGCTTCGCCGGCACCCTGCACCTCGGCCAGGGGTATGGACGGCTGGAGGCGGCGTACGCCGAGGCCGAGGCCGGACAGATCCCGGACCCGGTCCCCTGCGAGGTCTACTGCCACAGCCTGACCGACCCCTCGATCCTCAGCCCGGAGCTGCAGCGAGCCGGCTATCACACCCTCACGCTGTTCGGGCTGCACACGCCCGCCCGGCTGTTCCGCAGCGACCCCGACGGCGCTCGCGAAGAGGTCAGGACCAAGGCCCTGGGCAGCCTGCAGCAGGTGCTGGCCGAGCCGCTCGACGACTGCCTGGCCGTGGACGCCCAGGGTCAGCCCTGCGTCGAGGTGATGACACCACTCGACATCGAGGCGGCGGTGGGGATGCCCGGCGGCCACATCTTCCACGGCGACCTGGCCTGGCCGTGGCTGGCTGATGGCGCTCCGGCCGATACCCCGGGCAAACGTTGGGGGGTGGCCATCGGTCATCCGGGGATCCTGCTCTGCGGGTCCGGTGCCACTCGGGGCGGGGCCGTCAGCGGTCTGGGCGGGCACAACGCCGCGATGGCGGTGCTCGACGCGGACTGA
- a CDS encoding aldo/keto reductase, which translates to MQTRTLGPFTVSAIGLGAMPLSMGNNARPDEAQALATVHAALDAGVTYIDTADIYAPSWDTMGHNEQIVGKALKTYGGSTDGVIVGTKGGITRAEGEQWGRDGSPEYLRKAVEASLRALDVDVIDLYQWHRPDRWRVYGEVVETFKQLQDEGKIKAVGISNANVEEIEVALEVLGEGGLASVQNEFSPRFRSSQDELELCGKHGVAFLPWSPLGGTGSAAKEIGDRYAAFAEIGRDHGVSPQQVVLAWELSLGDHVIPIPGASRPESIIDSALATQLVLSGEELDRCSATGGPR; encoded by the coding sequence ATGCAGACACGCACACTTGGACCGTTCACCGTTTCCGCCATCGGGCTGGGCGCCATGCCGCTCTCCATGGGCAACAACGCCAGGCCGGACGAGGCCCAGGCCCTCGCCACCGTGCACGCCGCGCTCGACGCCGGCGTCACCTACATCGACACCGCCGACATCTATGCCCCGAGCTGGGACACGATGGGCCACAACGAGCAGATCGTGGGCAAGGCCCTGAAGACGTACGGCGGCAGCACCGACGGCGTCATCGTCGGGACCAAGGGTGGAATCACCCGCGCCGAGGGCGAGCAGTGGGGCCGGGACGGGTCGCCGGAGTATCTGCGGAAGGCCGTCGAGGCCTCGCTGCGGGCGCTCGACGTCGACGTCATCGACCTCTACCAGTGGCACCGGCCGGACCGCTGGCGGGTGTACGGCGAGGTGGTCGAGACCTTCAAGCAGCTCCAGGACGAGGGCAAGATCAAGGCTGTCGGCATCTCCAACGCCAACGTGGAGGAGATCGAGGTCGCCCTCGAGGTGCTCGGCGAGGGCGGTCTGGCCAGCGTCCAGAACGAGTTCTCGCCCAGGTTCCGCTCCTCGCAGGACGAACTGGAGCTGTGCGGCAAGCACGGCGTCGCGTTCCTGCCCTGGAGCCCACTGGGCGGCACCGGCAGCGCGGCCAAGGAGATCGGCGACCGGTACGCCGCGTTCGCCGAGATCGGCCGGGATCACGGCGTCAGCCCGCAGCAGGTGGTCCTCGCCTGGGAGCTCAGCCTCGGTGATCATGTGATCCCCATCCCTGGGGCCAGCCGGCCGGAGTCGATCATCGACTCCGCCCTCGCCACCCAGCTCGTGCTCAGCGGTGAGGAGCTGGACCGGTGCTCGGCCACCGGCGGACCTCGGTGA
- a CDS encoding type 1 glutamine amidotransferase, with amino-acid sequence MAERVEIVLVYQSLLGIYGDRGNATVLAKRLAWHGYDPVLTVVEPGDPLPDTGSVYLLGGGEDSAQISAVRALQADGGLHRAVDRGAVVFAVCAGYQIVGRSFTVGDNEEAIEGLGLLDVTTTRGPVRAVGEILTRWEGHDGDEQWITGFENHGGYTRLGPSARPLARVEIGVGNCNDGTEGAVAGTVIGTYPHGPVLARNPALADHVLGLALDTTLPPLPRPELDELRRQRLVAVRRSAR; translated from the coding sequence ATGGCCGAACGCGTCGAGATCGTCCTCGTCTATCAGTCCCTGCTCGGCATCTACGGCGACCGCGGCAACGCCACCGTGCTGGCGAAGCGGCTGGCCTGGCACGGCTACGACCCGGTGCTGACCGTGGTCGAGCCGGGCGACCCGCTGCCGGACACCGGCTCGGTCTATCTGCTCGGCGGCGGCGAGGACTCGGCCCAGATCTCGGCCGTCCGGGCGCTGCAGGCCGACGGCGGGCTGCACCGTGCTGTCGACCGCGGTGCGGTGGTGTTCGCGGTCTGCGCCGGCTATCAGATCGTCGGCCGCTCGTTCACCGTCGGTGACAACGAGGAGGCCATCGAGGGCCTGGGTTTGCTGGACGTCACCACCACCCGGGGTCCGGTCCGTGCGGTCGGTGAGATCCTGACCCGCTGGGAGGGACATGACGGCGACGAGCAGTGGATCACCGGGTTCGAGAACCATGGCGGCTACACCCGGCTCGGCCCGTCGGCCCGGCCGCTCGCCCGGGTCGAGATCGGCGTCGGCAACTGCAATGACGGCACCGAGGGGGCCGTCGCCGGCACCGTCATCGGGACCTACCCGCACGGACCCGTGCTGGCCCGCAACCCGGCCCTGGCCGACCATGTGCTCGGGCTCGCCCTGGACACCACCCTTCCGCCACTCCCCCGGCCCGAGCTGGATGAGCTGCGCCGACAGCGGCTGGTCGCGGTCCGCCGCTCCGCCCGCTGA
- a CDS encoding Mur ligase family protein, with the protein MQLDPQALAKLLVGKRVAMVSGTNGKTTTTHFLAAAVRASLGRDTYRLVHNADGANLHHGIASALSERPRADIAILETDERVVADMVRLGRPEVLVLLNFSRDQLDRHHEIKGLGRSWRNALDAVGLDGPVVVANADEPLIVWAAQTARKVIWVDTATTWIQDASLCPNCGANLVRDQPDPEAGTGGDWHCTGCELAQPKADYAVVDGSIVDPEGHRWDPQLNVPGSFNVSNAACALAAAQLMGIDADTALVGMRTVTSPAGRFATARYGETTARLLLAKNPAGWAEALPLAQTDTVILAIDSAAADGRDVSWLWDVDFEQLAGRTVVATGPRAQDLAVRLTYAGVEHRCVPDLTAALAGHLAPVDVIATYTPFQKLRKMGGV; encoded by the coding sequence ATGCAGCTCGACCCGCAGGCGCTGGCCAAGCTGCTGGTGGGCAAGCGGGTGGCGATGGTGTCCGGGACCAACGGCAAGACCACCACCACGCACTTCCTGGCCGCCGCCGTCCGTGCCTCGCTCGGCCGGGACACCTATCGCCTGGTGCACAACGCCGACGGCGCCAACCTGCACCATGGCATCGCCTCGGCACTCTCTGAGCGGCCGCGGGCCGACATCGCGATCCTCGAGACCGACGAACGGGTGGTCGCCGACATGGTCCGGCTGGGCCGACCGGAGGTGCTGGTGCTGCTGAACTTCAGCCGTGACCAGCTGGACCGGCACCACGAGATCAAGGGCCTCGGCCGGAGCTGGCGCAACGCGCTCGACGCGGTTGGCCTGGACGGACCGGTGGTCGTCGCCAACGCGGACGAGCCGCTGATCGTGTGGGCCGCCCAGACGGCCCGCAAGGTGATCTGGGTCGACACGGCCACAACCTGGATCCAGGATGCCTCCCTGTGCCCGAACTGCGGGGCCAACCTGGTGCGTGACCAACCTGACCCTGAGGCGGGCACCGGCGGCGACTGGCACTGCACCGGCTGTGAGCTGGCGCAGCCGAAGGCGGACTATGCGGTGGTCGACGGCAGCATCGTCGACCCCGAGGGCCACCGCTGGGACCCGCAGCTCAACGTGCCCGGCTCGTTCAACGTCTCCAACGCGGCCTGTGCGTTGGCAGCGGCCCAGCTGATGGGCATCGACGCCGACACCGCCCTGGTCGGCATGCGTACGGTCACCTCGCCGGCCGGCCGGTTCGCCACCGCCCGGTACGGCGAGACCACCGCCCGGCTGCTGCTGGCCAAGAACCCGGCCGGCTGGGCCGAGGCTCTGCCTCTGGCGCAGACCGACACCGTGATCCTGGCGATCGACTCGGCGGCCGCCGACGGCCGCGACGTGTCCTGGCTGTGGGACGTGGACTTCGAGCAGCTCGCCGGCCGTACCGTGGTGGCGACCGGTCCGCGCGCCCAGGACCTGGCGGTACGGCTGACGTACGCCGGAGTCGAGCACCGCTGCGTACCGGACCTGACCGCCGCACTGGCCGGCCACCTCGCCCCGGTCGACGTGATCGCCACCTACACCCCGTTCCAGAAGCTCCGCAAGATGGGAGGCGTCTAG